In the genome of Flavobacteriales bacterium, one region contains:
- the rpsO gene encoding 30S ribosomal protein S15, translating into MYPTTEAKREIFKQHGGSDTNTGVSESQIALFTARINHLTGHLKTNKKDHGTTKALMSLVGKRKQLLNYLKMYDIERYRTIIAKLGLRK; encoded by the coding sequence ATGTATCCAACTACCGAAGCCAAGAGGGAAATATTCAAGCAACACGGGGGTTCCGACACGAATACCGGTGTTTCTGAAAGCCAGATCGCGCTGTTCACAGCACGCATCAATCACCTCACAGGGCATTTGAAAACCAATAAAAAGGACCACGGCACCACAAAAGCCTTGATGTCCTTGGTAGGTAAGCGCAAACAATTGCTGAATTACCTGAAGATGTACGATATCGAGCGTTACCGCACGATCATCGCCAAACTCGGCCTGCGTAAGTAA
- a CDS encoding acetyl-CoA carboxylase carboxyltransferase subunit beta, which yields MGWFTRVKQGITTSTEEKKETPEGLWYKCTECKEVMTSEEHENNLWVCSKCEHHEKIGSEEYFAILFDDHKFTEFGRDLIAGDPLNFEDTKKYADRLLKSRIDSGLNDAIRAAEGKLDTHTVVIACMDFRFIGGSMGSVVGEKIAMAADLAMKRKCPLVIISKSGGARMMEAGYSLMQMAKTSAKLSQMAKKKLPYISVITDPTTGGVTASFAMLGDLNIAEPKALVAFAGPRVVRETIGRDLPEGFQTSEFVQEHGFLDKIVHRKQLKGFLGQTFALLRG from the coding sequence ATGGGTTGGTTCACACGCGTTAAGCAAGGCATAACTACCAGTACCGAAGAAAAGAAGGAAACCCCTGAAGGTCTTTGGTATAAGTGTACGGAATGCAAAGAGGTAATGACCTCCGAAGAGCACGAGAACAACCTCTGGGTCTGTAGCAAGTGCGAGCATCACGAGAAGATCGGAAGCGAAGAATACTTCGCCATTCTTTTCGATGATCACAAATTCACCGAGTTCGGACGAGATCTGATAGCAGGTGATCCATTGAACTTCGAGGATACCAAAAAATACGCTGATCGCTTATTGAAAAGCCGCATTGACTCTGGCCTGAATGATGCGATACGCGCTGCTGAAGGCAAGTTGGATACGCATACCGTGGTGATCGCCTGTATGGATTTCCGCTTTATCGGTGGTAGTATGGGCAGCGTGGTAGGTGAAAAGATCGCCATGGCCGCGGATCTCGCCATGAAACGGAAGTGTCCGTTGGTCATTATCAGTAAAAGTGGTGGTGCCCGTATGATGGAAGCCGGTTATAGCCTAATGCAAATGGCAAAGACCAGCGCCAAACTCTCACAAATGGCGAAAAAGAAGCTACCCTATATCAGTGTGATCACCGACCCTACTACCGGTGGTGTTACGGCTAGTTTTGCCATGTTGGGGGATCTGAACATTGCCGAACCGAAGGCACTTGTTGCTTTTGCGGGCCCACGAGTTGTGCGCGAAACCATTGGCCGTGATCTTCCCGAAGGATTCCAAACGAGCGAGTTCGTTCAGGAGCATGGATTTCTGGATAAGATCGTTCACCGGAAGCAACTGAAGGGCTTTTTGGGACAGACGTTCGCCCTGCTCAGGGGGTAA